In Gimesia benthica, a single window of DNA contains:
- a CDS encoding carboxypeptidase-like regulatory domain-containing protein, translating into MVHSTLLSRCTFNRSQNRALRFLCSLLLLSTLLAPVVLHAAEPAEETELTIKGTVVDAQDKPVANAQVLIDFSAQSFSDNSNIETQTDARGRFTFKGKSARLRGQTIQVSGPDQQMAHFRLPWQTIEVDPSLDKLRLQLKPPRRLVLEVVDGDGKPLPGATTALLANYRGWGSQQADQTGKATYLIPQDLDIQTIFAFSDGHGLDYRSYELSREQYGDQQAKRPEVPNHPIRLTLDGTQPLSIKVVDTAGKPLPGVNVAPWYLKKEGQPRDVNLSFFYKLIQAETDQSGTVNFDWIPHWQQTPITMWPREKGYAHLRTMYDPEKDKGKLTMRLQKLVPLSGKVSLPDGSPAAGIPISASGEGYMIDSFRGTTTTDDQGHYTIEAAPNMVYLVTAGNEKWAAAPQTGFALRPDQPRTSLDFKLRPATRLFGCVTTGKDNQPVEGQTIYSYQYGQAAHNMKDVYLPNPEKSRKSVRPMIVRRTTTDKNGDFELFVGSGKFDLRGPLQNKIEKFDITTETEKEFNFHTVRPEKGILNGTVVAGNPAQPVPDASISGIYRHGLAGRDMQATTNKAGKFEVERELHKVVIYARNKDKTLTGVVEIGPDDKTVTIPLQPSGSAFGTLIDGASGEPLKGRELQYGVRVYLGKDRFSAFRTAYGGKVTTDDVGRFELKDLVVGQKYNLSLVIRRDKNPANISWRTAGEVKVKDSQPVDLGEVEVQPAPKPYVPPTIEERIAAAYDTKGTPEERYASAAKIARLTNQYLLILYGDRSSEAVRQFMTLRYNDKEIRDLMPSFQLLVSEEGEANTLSEKAREIQKNLGLESAAPQPGLFIFDAQSKQQAEISFANLSADGKVSKEKLLKFLKANPYPTRDARELLETALKQAKEQNKRVIVQETATWCGPCRLLSLYLDRERKIWERDYIWIKLDHRWSGTHEIMKKLRNDAPGGIPWWAILDADGKILVTSNNDQDEDQNIGFPSSTSGREHYRKMLEKTAIRLNDTEINELVDALKQKDD; encoded by the coding sequence ATGGTCCATTCAACGCTGCTCAGTCGTTGCACATTCAATCGTTCACAAAATCGCGCCCTCAGGTTCCTCTGCTCCCTGTTGCTGTTATCAACACTGCTGGCACCCGTCGTGTTACACGCCGCGGAGCCTGCTGAGGAGACCGAACTGACCATTAAGGGTACCGTCGTTGATGCACAGGACAAGCCCGTCGCCAACGCGCAGGTCTTGATCGATTTTTCAGCCCAGAGCTTTTCCGACAACTCCAATATTGAGACGCAGACCGACGCCCGGGGCCGGTTCACCTTCAAAGGCAAGTCCGCTCGCTTGCGCGGTCAGACCATCCAGGTAAGCGGCCCCGATCAGCAGATGGCACATTTTCGTCTCCCCTGGCAGACCATCGAAGTGGATCCCTCTCTCGACAAACTGCGCCTGCAGCTCAAACCGCCGCGGCGTCTGGTCCTGGAAGTGGTGGATGGTGACGGAAAACCCCTGCCCGGAGCTACGACAGCCTTGCTCGCGAATTACCGGGGCTGGGGTTCGCAACAGGCCGATCAGACCGGTAAAGCAACCTACCTTATTCCTCAGGATCTCGATATTCAAACCATCTTCGCCTTCAGCGACGGGCACGGTCTCGACTACCGGTCCTATGAACTCTCGCGCGAACAATACGGCGATCAGCAGGCCAAACGTCCGGAGGTCCCCAACCATCCCATTCGCCTGACCCTGGATGGCACACAACCACTGTCGATCAAAGTCGTCGACACCGCCGGTAAGCCGCTGCCCGGCGTCAACGTCGCTCCCTGGTATCTCAAAAAAGAAGGTCAGCCCCGCGATGTCAATCTCTCGTTTTTCTATAAACTGATTCAGGCGGAAACCGATCAGTCAGGCACGGTCAACTTCGACTGGATTCCGCACTGGCAGCAGACGCCCATTACCATGTGGCCCCGCGAGAAAGGATACGCGCACCTCCGCACCATGTATGACCCGGAGAAAGACAAAGGCAAGCTGACCATGCGCCTGCAGAAACTTGTCCCCCTCTCAGGCAAGGTCTCCCTTCCCGATGGATCCCCGGCGGCAGGCATTCCGATTTCTGCATCCGGAGAAGGCTATATGATCGATTCCTTCCGCGGCACGACAACCACCGATGACCAGGGACACTATACCATTGAAGCTGCCCCCAACATGGTTTACCTCGTGACCGCCGGAAATGAGAAATGGGCCGCAGCGCCCCAAACCGGCTTCGCCCTCCGGCCAGACCAGCCCCGTACCAGTCTCGATTTCAAGCTCCGCCCCGCCACCCGTCTCTTTGGTTGCGTCACGACCGGCAAAGACAATCAGCCGGTCGAGGGACAGACGATCTACTCCTACCAGTACGGTCAGGCCGCCCACAATATGAAAGACGTCTATCTGCCGAACCCGGAGAAGAGCCGGAAATCGGTGCGCCCCATGATCGTTCGGCGCACGACGACAGATAAAAACGGCGACTTCGAACTGTTCGTAGGCTCCGGCAAGTTCGATCTGCGCGGCCCGTTACAAAACAAGATCGAGAAGTTTGATATAACGACAGAGACCGAAAAAGAATTCAATTTCCATACCGTCCGTCCGGAGAAAGGCATCCTGAACGGCACAGTCGTTGCAGGCAATCCAGCCCAGCCCGTACCCGATGCTTCGATCTCCGGCATTTATCGCCACGGTCTCGCCGGTCGTGATATGCAGGCCACGACCAACAAAGCAGGGAAGTTCGAAGTCGAACGTGAACTCCACAAGGTGGTCATCTATGCCCGCAACAAGGATAAGACACTGACAGGCGTCGTGGAGATCGGACCGGACGACAAAACCGTGACCATCCCCCTCCAACCCTCAGGATCAGCCTTCGGCACTCTGATTGATGGCGCCAGTGGGGAACCCTTGAAAGGCCGCGAACTACAATACGGAGTCAGAGTCTATCTGGGCAAAGATCGTTTCTCTGCCTTCCGAACCGCGTATGGGGGCAAAGTGACCACCGATGATGTGGGACGCTTTGAGCTAAAGGACCTGGTCGTCGGGCAGAAGTACAATCTCTCCCTGGTCATCCGCCGGGACAAGAATCCCGCCAATATCTCCTGGCGTACCGCCGGTGAAGTGAAGGTGAAAGACAGCCAGCCGGTCGACCTGGGTGAAGTCGAAGTCCAGCCGGCCCCCAAACCATATGTCCCACCCACCATCGAGGAACGCATCGCTGCCGCCTATGACACCAAGGGGACACCTGAAGAACGTTACGCAAGCGCTGCAAAAATAGCGCGCCTCACGAATCAGTACCTGCTGATCCTGTATGGCGATCGCTCTTCAGAAGCCGTGCGGCAATTCATGACGCTGCGATATAACGACAAAGAAATTCGCGATCTCATGCCCAGTTTCCAGCTTCTGGTCAGCGAGGAGGGAGAAGCGAACACTCTGTCCGAAAAAGCCCGGGAGATCCAGAAAAATCTGGGGTTGGAATCAGCTGCACCGCAGCCAGGTCTATTCATCTTCGATGCGCAGAGCAAACAACAAGCAGAAATCAGCTTTGCCAACCTCTCAGCCGACGGCAAAGTCAGTAAAGAGAAGCTGCTCAAGTTTCTCAAAGCCAATCCGTACCCGACCCGCGATGCCAGAGAATTACTCGAAACCGCGCTCAAGCAGGCCAAGGAACAGAACAAACGCGTCATCGTGCAGGAAACGGCCACCTGGTGTGGTCCCTGTCGGTTGCTTTCACTCTACCTTGATCGCGAACGCAAAATCTGGGAGCGTGACTATATCTGGATCAAGCTGGATCACCGCTGGAGCGGCACGCATGAGATCATGAAGAAACTCCGCAACGATGCCCCGGGTGGAATTCCCTGGTGGGCGATTCTGGATGCCGACGGCAAAATTCTCGTTACGAGCAACAACGATCAAGACGAAGACCAGAACATCGGCTTCCCCAGCTCAACCAGCGGCCGGGAACATTACCGGAAAATGCTGGAGAAAACCGCCATTCGCTTGAACGATACCGAAATCAACGAACTCGTCGATGCCCTGAAACAGAAAGACGACTGA
- a CDS encoding carboxypeptidase-like regulatory domain-containing protein gives MHLLLLSLTLLAPLQSRADNPRTPLQQTIQGTVVDQQNQPVAGARVFIESRDWFELDLPNLETTTDAQGRFKLTDDLWHIQGQTLQARDSQNRMAQLSLPGPSLREPKLLELNDLRLQLTPPKRIELEVVDAKGKPVPAALTGIMALTKTWGIGKTDSAGKITFQIPPDVDLKYAVALRDGYGADYRAYRLKLEDKYKPGAKPAKFPDHPLRLTLAGAQPLKIKLESAEGKPLSGIGLEPQSVWKPDQPLPMPLPLMFYVTRQLEQTTDNAGTTVFAWLPHWQKQRIYFWVKNREYIPHRIAYEPSKDKGTLTVQLTPKPPAPEQDRKP, from the coding sequence ATGCACTTACTCCTCCTGTCACTCACTCTGCTGGCGCCCTTACAGAGTCGCGCCGACAACCCGCGAACTCCCCTCCAGCAGACAATCCAGGGCACCGTGGTCGATCAACAGAATCAACCCGTCGCCGGGGCCAGGGTCTTCATCGAGTCGCGTGACTGGTTCGAGTTAGACCTGCCCAACCTCGAAACCACCACCGATGCCCAGGGACGCTTCAAGTTAACCGACGACCTCTGGCACATTCAGGGACAGACCCTGCAGGCCAGAGACTCGCAAAACAGGATGGCACAACTCTCTCTGCCCGGCCCTTCATTAAGGGAACCGAAACTGCTTGAATTGAACGACCTCCGTCTACAGCTGACACCACCGAAGCGCATCGAGCTGGAAGTCGTCGACGCGAAAGGCAAACCGGTTCCCGCAGCCCTCACGGGCATCATGGCCCTCACGAAAACCTGGGGGATCGGCAAGACCGACAGTGCAGGAAAAATTACGTTTCAGATCCCCCCGGATGTCGATCTGAAATATGCCGTCGCCCTCCGCGATGGCTACGGGGCCGACTATCGAGCTTACCGTCTGAAACTGGAAGACAAATACAAACCAGGTGCCAAACCAGCGAAGTTTCCCGATCATCCACTGCGGTTAACGCTCGCAGGCGCCCAACCCCTCAAAATCAAACTTGAGTCAGCCGAGGGCAAACCGCTGTCTGGTATCGGTCTTGAGCCGCAGTCTGTGTGGAAGCCAGACCAGCCTTTGCCCATGCCGCTGCCACTCATGTTCTACGTAACCCGGCAGCTCGAACAGACCACGGATAACGCAGGCACGACTGTCTTCGCCTGGCTTCCCCACTGGCAGAAACAGCGAATCTACTTTTGGGTCAAAAACAGGGAATACATCCCCCACCGAATCGCTTACGAGCCCAGCAAAGACAAGGGCACCTTAACTGTCCAACTCACCCCCAAACCACCTGCACCAGAACAAGACCGCAAACCCTGA
- a CDS encoding DNA gyrase/topoisomerase IV subunit A: MAKRKSASNGAENGTNGNASVETDRIEYVPISEVTRRRYLNYAMSVITSRALPDVRDGLKPVQRRILYVMYHDLRLVANAKPRKCAKICGDTTGNYHPHGDASVYDALVRLAQDFNLRNPLVNGQGNFGSIMGLPAAAARYTEARLTGIAEHLMNELRYQTVEMRPNYDGTRNEPVVLPARFPNLLVNGVHGIAVGMATNIPPHNLGEVVKACTHLIHHPDATVAQLMKYIKGPDFPLGGRIVTDKRSLTNVYKDGRGPIKIRGEWKIDTDKKASSKNAQRLIVYSVPYAVETGSLLSEIGGIVESRKLPQLLDVADETDDKNGLKIVLEIKPDADPETVMAFLYKHTHLEQNFAVNLTCLVPDDSDVLIPHRCDLREMLQYFLDFRFITVRRRFEYQLEQLERRIHILEGFEIIFNGLDKALKLIRASNGKQDAAQKLMAEFPLDEIQTMAILELQLYRISKLEINTIREELEEKRAEADRIRKILASDKRLWKVVETELKELGEEFPEKRQTKLGSSDEITEFDPQAYIVKENTNVVVTREGWIKRVGRLQTKGDTRELAKTRVREGDSVLDVAPGSTLDHVVFFSSDGVAYTLPIEQVPVSSGYGEPLSKHARMGDGASLVAAITTDARFTPEDKATKKEPIPTPHLLIVTEKGQIMRISFSLFRQASTKAGRKFCRLGKDDRVVYAGLVDEAETMFIATKDARVLHCEIEEAALLSNPGKGVKGIKLEKGDSVMGALQLTRPSDCLRVINTSGKKMTFGQMKYGVTSRGGKGVKTSQRSGFAEILYPPIEVVDWDEIEQE, encoded by the coding sequence TTGGCGAAACGAAAATCAGCCAGTAACGGCGCAGAGAATGGCACCAACGGAAACGCCAGCGTTGAAACGGACCGTATTGAATATGTTCCCATCAGTGAGGTCACGCGACGTCGCTATCTGAACTACGCGATGTCAGTCATCACTTCCCGGGCGTTGCCTGATGTCCGGGACGGTCTGAAGCCGGTACAACGCCGCATTTTGTATGTCATGTACCACGACTTGCGTCTGGTGGCCAATGCGAAGCCCCGTAAGTGTGCCAAAATCTGTGGTGATACCACGGGTAACTACCATCCTCACGGTGACGCTTCCGTGTACGATGCCCTGGTCCGTCTGGCCCAGGACTTCAACCTGAGGAACCCTCTGGTCAATGGTCAGGGGAACTTCGGTTCGATTATGGGTCTGCCGGCCGCTGCTGCCCGTTATACGGAAGCCCGTCTGACCGGCATCGCAGAGCATCTGATGAATGAGCTGCGATACCAGACCGTCGAAATGCGTCCCAACTATGATGGTACCCGCAATGAGCCGGTCGTGCTGCCGGCCCGCTTCCCTAACCTGCTGGTTAACGGAGTACACGGGATTGCCGTCGGGATGGCGACGAACATTCCACCTCACAATCTGGGTGAAGTAGTCAAAGCCTGCACGCACCTGATCCATCATCCCGATGCGACCGTGGCCCAATTAATGAAATACATTAAAGGTCCCGACTTCCCGCTGGGAGGCCGGATCGTCACGGACAAACGCTCTCTCACCAATGTCTATAAGGATGGCCGCGGACCGATCAAAATCCGGGGCGAGTGGAAGATCGATACAGACAAAAAAGCCAGTTCGAAAAATGCCCAGCGGCTGATCGTTTATTCGGTACCTTATGCCGTCGAAACCGGATCTCTGCTGTCGGAAATCGGGGGTATTGTCGAATCGCGGAAGCTGCCCCAGCTGCTGGATGTCGCGGACGAAACGGACGACAAGAACGGTCTGAAGATCGTCCTGGAGATCAAGCCGGATGCCGACCCTGAAACGGTAATGGCCTTCCTGTACAAGCACACGCACCTGGAACAGAACTTCGCCGTCAACCTGACCTGCCTGGTTCCCGATGATTCAGACGTGCTGATCCCCCACCGTTGCGATCTGCGGGAGATGTTACAGTACTTCCTGGACTTCCGTTTCATTACGGTCCGCCGCCGCTTCGAATATCAGCTGGAACAGCTGGAACGCCGGATCCATATCCTGGAAGGTTTCGAAATCATCTTCAACGGGCTGGATAAAGCCCTGAAACTGATTCGTGCCAGTAACGGGAAACAGGATGCCGCTCAGAAGCTGATGGCCGAATTTCCGCTGGATGAAATCCAGACCATGGCCATTCTGGAACTGCAGCTGTACCGCATCTCGAAACTGGAAATCAATACGATTCGCGAGGAGCTGGAAGAGAAACGGGCCGAAGCGGACCGGATTCGCAAGATCCTGGCTTCCGACAAACGACTCTGGAAGGTCGTTGAAACCGAACTGAAGGAACTGGGCGAGGAATTCCCCGAGAAACGCCAGACGAAGCTGGGTTCTTCGGACGAAATTACCGAGTTCGATCCGCAGGCGTATATCGTCAAAGAAAACACGAACGTGGTGGTCACCCGCGAGGGATGGATCAAACGTGTCGGACGGCTGCAGACCAAAGGCGATACCCGAGAACTCGCCAAAACGCGTGTCCGCGAGGGAGACAGCGTGCTGGATGTCGCACCGGGAAGCACCCTGGATCATGTGGTGTTCTTCTCCAGCGATGGCGTCGCCTATACGCTGCCGATCGAGCAGGTTCCGGTCTCCTCGGGTTACGGTGAGCCGCTTTCGAAACATGCCCGCATGGGTGACGGGGCGAGCCTGGTCGCTGCGATTACGACAGACGCCCGGTTCACACCAGAAGATAAAGCGACGAAGAAAGAGCCGATTCCTACGCCGCACCTGCTGATCGTCACCGAAAAGGGGCAGATCATGCGGATTTCGTTCAGCCTGTTCCGCCAGGCATCGACGAAAGCGGGCCGTAAATTCTGTCGGCTCGGAAAAGACGACCGGGTGGTCTATGCCGGCCTGGTGGATGAGGCGGAAACGATGTTTATCGCAACCAAAGATGCCCGTGTGTTACACTGTGAGATCGAAGAAGCAGCCCTGCTCTCGAATCCCGGTAAAGGGGTTAAAGGGATCAAGCTGGAAAAAGGGGACTCCGTCATGGGTGCCCTGCAGCTCACACGACCCAGCGACTGTCTGCGGGTCATCAATACCAGTGGCAAGAAAATGACGTTCGGGCAGATGAAGTACGGCGTCACGTCTCGCGGTGGTAAAGGGGTCAAAACCAGCCAGCGGAGCGGATTCGCCGAGATCCTCTATCCGCCCATTGAAGTGGTGGACTGGGACGAGATCGAACAGGAATAA
- a CDS encoding DNA gyrase/topoisomerase IV subunit B produces the protein MATAAKSSDAKKYSADDIEVLEGLEAVRRRPSMYIGGVDIRGLHHLLWEIVDNSVDEYLANEADTIVVTLHKDGASCSVKDNGRGIPVDKHSKTKKSALELILTTLHAGGKFSDKNYARSGGLHGVGSSVVNALSSEMVATVYRDGHQYVQRYKKGKPTTPVKKVKPFRGHGTEIHFRPDDSIFRRVHFNADTIRQHLEDIAFIHGGLKITFRDEVKKETHELSHPEGIRGYLDKLATEQQKKPVHEQLFYAEKEDEHIRVELALRWTDATDEQIRSYVNGIRTHAGGTHESGLRSGIAKAVKNYMDVHNIKHKGLQISTDDIREGVLCLISVFHNDPMFQGQTKEKLNNPEVSGFVEGIVRPLLETWLNNNPSIADAVVGRIVLAARARMASRDAQKEVRRKTPSNRKSTLPGKLLDCRSNKPEESELFLVEGLSAGGTAAMGRDSRIQAVLPLRGKVLNTESLAVSKIMGNQEIKDLVETLGTGIGANFDIRNLRYNRIILLMDADSDGYHISTLLLTFFFRHMMELIRQGKLFLAQPPLYCISVGNEKYYAQDDVQKEEIIESLPANRKYEIGRFKGLGEMTAKELKETTLDPKKRVLLKVDIDSQLDADATFSQLFGKDASQRYDLIMEEAIEADDIDY, from the coding sequence ATGGCAACGGCAGCAAAATCATCTGACGCTAAAAAATACTCCGCTGATGACATCGAAGTTCTGGAGGGGCTCGAAGCGGTCCGCAGACGGCCTTCGATGTATATCGGGGGTGTCGACATTCGCGGACTGCATCACCTGCTCTGGGAAATCGTGGACAACTCGGTCGACGAATACCTGGCCAATGAAGCGGACACGATTGTGGTCACGCTGCATAAAGATGGTGCGTCGTGCAGTGTCAAAGACAACGGTCGTGGTATTCCGGTCGACAAGCACTCCAAGACCAAGAAGTCGGCCCTGGAACTGATTCTGACGACCCTGCATGCCGGGGGGAAATTCTCGGACAAGAACTACGCCCGCAGCGGTGGTCTGCACGGCGTGGGTTCATCAGTGGTCAACGCACTGTCATCAGAGATGGTAGCGACCGTCTACCGGGACGGGCACCAGTATGTGCAGCGTTACAAGAAGGGCAAGCCGACGACACCGGTAAAGAAGGTTAAGCCATTCCGCGGGCACGGAACAGAAATCCATTTCCGCCCGGACGATAGCATTTTCCGTCGCGTACACTTCAACGCCGATACGATCCGCCAGCACCTGGAAGACATCGCCTTCATTCATGGCGGGCTGAAAATTACGTTCCGGGATGAAGTCAAAAAAGAGACACACGAACTGTCACATCCGGAAGGGATTCGTGGTTACCTGGACAAGCTGGCAACCGAACAGCAGAAGAAGCCGGTTCACGAACAGCTGTTTTACGCGGAAAAAGAAGACGAACATATTCGCGTGGAACTGGCCCTGAGATGGACCGACGCAACTGATGAGCAGATTCGCAGCTATGTGAACGGTATCCGCACCCACGCCGGGGGAACACACGAAAGCGGCCTGCGCTCGGGGATCGCCAAGGCGGTCAAGAACTACATGGACGTGCATAACATCAAGCACAAGGGCCTCCAGATTTCGACTGACGACATCCGCGAAGGCGTGCTCTGTCTGATCTCGGTGTTCCATAACGATCCAATGTTCCAGGGGCAGACCAAAGAGAAGCTGAATAACCCAGAGGTCAGCGGCTTCGTCGAAGGGATCGTCCGCCCGCTTCTGGAAACCTGGTTGAACAACAACCCTTCAATCGCCGACGCGGTTGTGGGACGCATCGTTCTGGCGGCCCGGGCCCGGATGGCCAGCCGCGATGCCCAGAAAGAAGTCAGACGCAAGACACCTTCCAACCGCAAGTCGACCCTGCCGGGCAAGCTGCTGGACTGCCGGTCCAATAAGCCGGAAGAGTCGGAACTGTTTCTGGTCGAAGGTCTGTCCGCCGGTGGTACCGCAGCGATGGGGCGTGACAGCCGCATTCAGGCCGTGCTTCCTTTACGCGGTAAGGTGCTGAATACCGAATCGCTGGCCGTCTCCAAAATTATGGGGAACCAGGAAATCAAAGACCTGGTCGAAACGCTGGGAACCGGCATCGGTGCGAACTTCGATATTCGCAATCTGCGTTACAACCGCATCATTCTCTTGATGGATGCTGACAGCGACGGTTACCACATCAGCACACTGCTGCTGACTTTCTTCTTCCGGCACATGATGGAATTGATCCGACAGGGCAAACTGTTCCTGGCTCAGCCGCCGTTGTACTGCATCAGTGTGGGGAACGAAAAATATTACGCCCAGGATGATGTGCAGAAAGAAGAGATCATCGAGTCTCTGCCGGCGAATCGTAAATACGAAATCGGCCGCTTCAAGGGTCTGGGTGAGATGACTGCGAAGGAGCTGAAAGAGACGACCCTGGATCCCAAGAAGCGGGTGCTCCTGAAAGTCGACATCGACAGCCAGCTGGATGCCGACGCAACGTTCTCCCAGCTGTTCGGTAAAGACGCCAGCCAGCGGTATGATCTGATCATGGAAGAGGCGATCGAAGCCGACGACATCGATTATTGA
- a CDS encoding coiled-coil domain-containing protein, whose translation MLLKEFKPARKSSLYYGMVSFAVLGIASLALVVTTTLAVEDKKPEKADVGLQGILPAEVPEGISEAPEGLEGKWAKWSTQVSDLLVKLYESDMPVAQQQATLKSLQAKIDEAKGQPALAEYASSLQRRVDIADAALKTLNVNIGTIKAAQMKAKQNQVAAAATALKKYLGTLQNGNGWVDYLQLNQLQKELKNSYSEVELMDLLKALKTKFQNRGALEDAEQRKFFNRAQFKDLEKSINAFLAEAKPGKNQINKGKIREQLAALVENLEEYEVTQNSKYAFEARKAYALLREELEGGLEPLTTALRNNYFNYNLRVMVAEDFMNRLIKDSTCETGPVVDCILGAYVTGNQATTTEVGVDFQPSDATLRFALTLNGVTNSETSGQTSQATIYTSGHHQIWGAKEINFNGDLFTTQPAWVDVQANNTTVGASTKLDGIPLLAGLGRKMAYRRTEELRPEAEAIAAQRVRDRVRPRFDEEVDERITKANEEVGQKFNKRLRDNGLFPSARSYASTDTHLYVRTRLMDTGELAANSPPLSISADESVVLQMHESLMNNSLSRMNLEGRKISDQDLITEFEKSIADVLGRKVKLQRPPVDPDKGPNILAFDDHDPIRVKISDNTLNLILRCGFEQKGETAVPTQEITVPLSFKVEGNKISITRGTIKSSPVERPKSVASQIARSGVVRNKMEKAFPDRVEDAQVKAKLENRTVYLHIKDIVANDGWLTLTIGNDLTVEKNETELPPPVEKTASVK comes from the coding sequence ATGCTTCTCAAGGAATTCAAGCCAGCCAGAAAAAGCTCGCTTTATTATGGTATGGTCAGTTTTGCTGTACTGGGTATCGCCAGCCTCGCGCTGGTTGTCACAACCACTCTGGCTGTTGAAGATAAGAAGCCAGAAAAAGCGGATGTCGGACTGCAAGGCATCTTGCCAGCCGAAGTTCCTGAAGGAATTTCCGAGGCCCCCGAAGGTCTCGAGGGAAAATGGGCCAAGTGGAGCACACAGGTTTCTGACCTGCTTGTAAAACTCTACGAATCGGACATGCCCGTTGCACAGCAGCAGGCAACTCTGAAGAGCCTGCAGGCGAAGATCGACGAAGCCAAGGGTCAGCCGGCCCTGGCCGAATACGCCAGCAGCCTGCAGCGTCGCGTTGATATCGCTGATGCCGCTCTGAAAACTTTGAACGTCAACATCGGAACGATCAAAGCAGCCCAGATGAAAGCCAAGCAGAACCAGGTTGCAGCAGCTGCTACAGCACTCAAAAAATACCTGGGTACCCTGCAGAATGGAAATGGCTGGGTTGACTACCTGCAGCTGAACCAGTTGCAGAAAGAGCTGAAAAACAGCTATTCCGAAGTCGAACTGATGGATCTGCTCAAGGCTCTGAAAACCAAATTCCAGAACCGGGGAGCTCTTGAAGATGCCGAACAGCGGAAGTTCTTCAACCGTGCTCAATTCAAAGACCTGGAAAAATCGATCAACGCTTTCCTGGCAGAAGCCAAGCCAGGCAAAAACCAGATCAACAAAGGCAAGATTCGCGAACAACTCGCTGCCCTGGTTGAAAACCTGGAAGAATACGAAGTCACCCAGAACAGCAAGTATGCTTTCGAAGCCCGTAAAGCATACGCTCTGCTGCGTGAAGAGCTGGAAGGTGGTCTGGAGCCGCTGACGACTGCTCTGCGGAATAACTACTTCAACTACAACCTGCGGGTTATGGTCGCTGAAGACTTTATGAACCGTCTGATTAAAGACAGTACCTGTGAAACCGGTCCTGTTGTTGACTGTATCCTCGGTGCTTATGTTACCGGAAACCAGGCGACGACCACCGAAGTTGGTGTCGACTTCCAACCCAGCGATGCGACTTTGCGGTTCGCTCTGACTCTGAACGGTGTCACCAACAGTGAAACCTCCGGTCAGACCAGCCAGGCTACAATTTACACCTCTGGTCACCACCAGATCTGGGGTGCAAAAGAAATTAACTTCAACGGCGACCTGTTCACCACACAGCCCGCCTGGGTTGATGTGCAGGCCAATAACACCACCGTTGGTGCTTCCACCAAGCTGGATGGCATCCCGCTGCTGGCTGGCCTGGGACGCAAAATGGCATACCGCCGCACCGAAGAACTGCGTCCTGAAGCTGAAGCCATCGCCGCTCAGCGTGTTCGCGATCGGGTTCGTCCCCGCTTCGATGAAGAAGTTGACGAACGCATCACCAAAGCCAACGAGGAAGTCGGTCAGAAGTTCAACAAGCGTCTGCGTGACAACGGCCTGTTCCCGTCTGCCCGCAGCTATGCTTCTACCGATACTCACCTTTATGTCCGCACCCGTCTGATGGATACCGGAGAACTGGCCGCTAACTCGCCGCCACTCTCGATCTCTGCCGACGAGAGCGTTGTCCTGCAGATGCACGAATCGCTGATGAACAACAGCCTCTCTCGGATGAACCTGGAAGGCCGTAAAATCTCCGATCAGGATCTGATCACCGAGTTTGAAAAATCGATCGCCGATGTTCTGGGCCGCAAGGTCAAGCTGCAGCGTCCACCCGTTGATCCTGACAAAGGTCCCAATATCTTGGCATTCGATGATCATGATCCGATCCGGGTTAAGATCAGTGATAACACACTCAACCTGATTTTACGCTGTGGATTTGAGCAGAAAGGCGAAACCGCCGTTCCGACTCAGGAAATCACTGTGCCTCTCAGCTTCAAAGTTGAAGGCAACAAGATTTCCATTACACGGGGAACCATCAAATCGTCTCCTGTTGAGCGGCCCAAGAGCGTTGCTTCTCAGATCGCCCGCTCTGGCGTGGTTCGCAACAAAATGGAAAAGGCATTTCCGGATCGCGTTGAAGACGCCCAGGTTAAAGCCAAACTGGAAAACCGGACCGTCTATCTGCACATCAAAGACATTGTTGCCAACGATGGCTGGTTAACCCTGACCATCGGTAACGATCTGACCGTGGAGAAAAACGAGACAGAACTGCCACCACCAGTTGAGAAAACCGCTTCGGTTAAATAA